TGTAAGAATTACAGGGAATTtttcctagaaaataaaattggaaaaattaaataaccaCTGCTTATAACATACGAAGTCAAATTGCGGTTTATCTTGTCCACCTATGAGACCGATAACATCTTCGCAGATGTTGAGACTGTCGGGATTTGAGCAAAAATCAGACGCAAACTTTCGTAGTTGTGCCAGAAGCggtatttcaaatattgtgTATTTCTTTACTACTTTCTCCAACTCAAAGATATATTTTGAAAGACCTACTAAAAGCGTAGTGGACTGATGCTCCATATACGAGGCAGGCCCCATAAGTGAGGCAATTTTGATTTTGCTGTTATATTCTGGCCTAGTGGACCCCAAGACCATGAAGGCAGTTGTACCTTGAGAGTGTCCTACATAATAAATACTATCGTCACCGTTTACATCCAAGATGTAATCTATAGCAGCGGGCAGGTCGTAATACCCGATTTCATGCCAACTGAAATCGAAAAACTTCTCAGCATCTGCTACTATATCCAGAGTTGTGTGATTTCGCGACCATCCGTTCCCTCTAGCATTACCAAGCCATACATCATATCCGATGTCGGCCAAAATATAGGCGAGACTATTGTTCGGACCCATATTTACGTAATCGGCCGAAGACGATATGAGACCATGCATGAGCAAAACGGCCGGTCTTTTGGTCGAATTATCGTTGTTTTTACCATGTGGTATTCTGTGGTATGTTAAGATGTAACCATCTTCGGTTGTTATGTAGTGGGTTTCACACACGTAGCCATGCTTTTCTATCATTTCAACCTTTCGTAAAGGAGTtaagtc
The sequence above is a segment of the Tribolium castaneum strain GA2 chromosome 9, icTriCast1.1, whole genome shotgun sequence genome. Coding sequences within it:
- the LOC661631 gene encoding lipase 1: MAIQTKLVIIFLLSSLLYGREVSADSDVGLNTVEMIEKHGYVCETHYITTEDGYILTYHRIPHGKNNDNSTKRPAVLLMHGLISSSADYVNMGPNNSLAYILADIGYDVWLGNARGNGWSRNHTTLDIVADAEKFFDFSWHEIGYYDLPAAIDYILDVNGDDSIYYVGHSQGTTAFMVLGSTRPEYNSKIKIASLMGPASYMEHQSTTLLVGLSKYIFELEKVVKKYTIFEIPLLAQLRKFASDFCSNPDSLNICEDVIGLIGGQDKPQFDFEKFPVILTNAPSNAAMKQLYHYGQLIKNGGFSQFDFGSKEKNKEIYGTDTPPAYDLSKISAPVAVYYGKNDQLVNYLDAQTVVKNLGNVANDYFIPYDLFDHLDFIFAKDVVNMLYVELIKVMQKY